The following proteins come from a genomic window of Catalinimonas alkaloidigena:
- a CDS encoding DUF3857 domain-containing transglutaminase family protein, translated as MKTNTFLFRLCMGCAMLWTGVAQAADPMYPVAAIPAALKENAYAVIRDHETFFDVKSRGEAVYRVHYAVTVLDKRAKDYATVVVNYDKLMRFKSLSGTLYDAEGKVVERLKKSDIRDFSAFDGFSLYSDNRIKVAEFQREQYPYTVEFEYEWDWRATLFYPEWAPQDEENLAIEKARLVISMPSGMTLRYHENVPQPTDRTGGEAGDPTSPLTRKVETQDGKHVHTWTLQDLSPVKREPFSGSFEQYVPIVRTAPVEFEVDGYAGDASTWASFGQWSNVLNEGRDQLPAATEAQVKALVEGTDDPYEKIRRVYEFMQGKTRYVSIQLGIGGWQPFPASEVDAKGYGDCKALSNYTKALLRAAGITSYYTLIAAGADETDMLVDFPSRQFNHVVLCVPLAADTVWLECTSQSNPMGYAGRFTGDRHALMITPEGGKVVHTPVYDAQSNRLSRTAEVQLQASGHATAHIKTVYTGLQQDSYHRVIHGETHDEQRKWLYKRIDIPSFEINNFSFEEHKARIPEVTEALDLTVRNCAASSGKRLFLKPNLMNRFDMRLETKSERRGDVFLSMSFLDADTIRYRLPEGYKVEFLGEGAQFQSAFGRYQVDVSQEGDQIVYMRTLEMKKGQYPATRYKEFAEFCKNVSKADQLQLVLVATE; from the coding sequence ATGAAAACGAACACGTTCTTATTTCGATTATGCATGGGTTGCGCGATGCTGTGGACGGGCGTGGCCCAGGCTGCCGATCCTATGTATCCGGTTGCGGCCATTCCGGCGGCTTTAAAGGAAAACGCTTACGCCGTAATCCGCGATCACGAAACGTTCTTCGACGTCAAGTCACGCGGCGAAGCGGTATATCGAGTTCATTACGCCGTCACGGTGCTCGACAAACGAGCCAAAGATTACGCCACGGTCGTGGTAAACTACGATAAGCTCATGCGGTTCAAATCGTTGTCGGGCACGTTGTACGACGCAGAAGGTAAAGTGGTGGAGCGGTTAAAGAAATCGGATATCCGCGATTTCAGCGCCTTCGACGGGTTTTCGCTCTACAGCGACAACCGCATCAAGGTGGCGGAGTTTCAGCGGGAGCAATATCCCTACACCGTTGAATTCGAATACGAATGGGATTGGCGGGCAACGTTGTTTTATCCGGAGTGGGCCCCGCAGGATGAAGAAAACCTGGCCATTGAGAAGGCACGTCTGGTTATTTCCATGCCGTCGGGGATGACGCTCCGCTACCACGAAAACGTACCGCAGCCAACGGACCGGACCGGAGGTGAAGCGGGCGATCCCACGTCGCCCCTGACCAGAAAAGTAGAAACTCAGGACGGCAAACACGTGCACACCTGGACGTTGCAGGACCTTTCGCCGGTTAAAAGAGAGCCGTTCAGCGGTTCGTTCGAGCAGTATGTGCCCATCGTCAGAACCGCGCCCGTCGAGTTTGAAGTCGACGGTTACGCCGGTGATGCGTCCACCTGGGCTTCTTTCGGGCAGTGGAGCAACGTATTGAACGAAGGGCGCGACCAGCTGCCGGCCGCCACCGAAGCGCAGGTTAAAGCTCTGGTGGAAGGCACTGACGATCCGTACGAGAAGATTCGCCGCGTGTACGAATTCATGCAAGGCAAAACCCGTTACGTGAGCATTCAGCTCGGCATTGGCGGGTGGCAGCCGTTTCCAGCCAGCGAGGTCGATGCCAAAGGCTACGGCGATTGCAAAGCGCTTTCTAATTACACAAAAGCGTTGCTGCGGGCCGCTGGCATTACGAGTTACTATACCCTGATTGCCGCCGGGGCGGACGAAACCGACATGCTCGTCGATTTCCCGAGCCGGCAGTTTAACCACGTGGTGCTTTGCGTGCCGCTCGCCGCCGACACCGTATGGCTGGAATGCACCAGTCAGAGCAACCCCATGGGCTATGCCGGGCGCTTTACCGGCGACCGTCATGCCCTGATGATCACGCCCGAGGGCGGTAAGGTGGTGCACACCCCAGTGTACGATGCCCAGAGCAATCGTCTGTCGCGCACGGCTGAGGTGCAGTTGCAGGCGAGCGGACACGCCACTGCGCACATCAAGACGGTGTATACGGGCCTGCAGCAGGACTCCTACCACCGGGTGATTCATGGCGAGACCCACGACGAACAGCGTAAGTGGTTATATAAGAGAATCGACATCCCAAGTTTCGAGATCAACAACTTTTCGTTTGAGGAGCACAAGGCACGCATACCGGAAGTGACCGAGGCGCTCGACCTCACGGTACGCAACTGCGCCGCCAGCAGCGGAAAGCGCTTGTTTCTGAAGCCCAATCTTATGAATCGCTTCGACATGCGCCTGGAAACCAAATCCGAGCGCCGCGGCGATGTCTTTCTGTCAATGAGCTTTTTAGATGCCGACACGATCCGCTACCGCTTGCCCGAAGGGTACAAGGTAGAGTTCTTGGGAGAGGGTGCGCAGTTCCAGTCTGCATTCGGACGCTATCAAGTTGATGTAAGCCAGGAGGGAGATCAGATTGTATACATGCGGACGTTGGAGATGAAAAAAGGACAGTATCCGGCGACTCGCTATAAAGAGTTTGCTGAGTTCTGTAAGAACGTAAGCAAAGCTGATCAGCTCCAGCTCGTCTTGGTCGCTACCGAATAG
- a CDS encoding DUF3857 domain-containing protein: MEDFSVALPASDSGAAAVVLFDVGQSYFEWANGLGLRVNFERHTRIKILTKAGLDYASSYVTLTERSGDKEVLPTLKGYTYNLVDGKVEKEKLDKSGIFSEELSKTIQRQKFTLPNVREGSIIEFTYRIQSPFLWNLRDWAFQSDIPVLWSEYNVTIPDWFVYKQLSQGYEPFFVADQKRASTQLNMTYNNGQGRSGQSSLQSHVQNIPSVEYKWIMKEVPALHEEQYMTTFADYIAKIEFELTGVEIPGQMTDSYARSWATLNKDLLESDDFGQSISRTGYFKNELALIKTQHSQPAAQMAAIFNHVRSKVKWNGEMNHIFLSNGLRKAYDKGVGNVAEVNLILTAMLREAGYQADPVILSTRSHGRVNPAVPLIARFNYVVVAVQHEGAEFLIDATDPLSMPDMLPFRCLNGNGWRVSTTRPGWVETQGNARASLMTQAQIELDEAGQVVGRMNVSSAGHAAMITRSAILKEGKDEFTDAFVKKHSDWNVSNLAISNLEQADEALKLEYDIATEGGMATGDMIYLTPMMLEGITENPFKSEARKFPVDYGMTSEKVHIVSINIPEGYSVEEMPKPVLVTLPDKGGKFTYSATVMNNKVQVISKVQLMKPMYFGEEYTYLREFYNMIVAKHAEQVVLKKN; this comes from the coding sequence GTGGAGGATTTTTCAGTAGCCTTACCCGCCTCCGATTCGGGCGCGGCCGCCGTGGTACTGTTCGACGTAGGACAAAGCTATTTCGAATGGGCTAATGGTCTGGGGCTTCGCGTCAACTTCGAGCGCCATACACGCATCAAGATCCTCACCAAAGCCGGTCTGGACTACGCTTCCAGTTATGTAACGCTGACCGAACGTAGCGGCGACAAGGAAGTGCTGCCCACGCTGAAGGGCTACACGTACAATCTGGTCGACGGAAAAGTAGAAAAGGAAAAGCTGGACAAGTCCGGCATCTTTTCCGAAGAGCTATCGAAGACGATCCAGCGGCAGAAGTTTACGCTGCCCAACGTGCGCGAAGGATCGATCATCGAATTTACGTACCGCATACAATCGCCCTTCTTGTGGAACCTGCGCGACTGGGCATTTCAGTCGGACATTCCTGTATTATGGTCGGAATACAACGTGACCATTCCCGACTGGTTTGTGTACAAGCAACTGTCGCAGGGGTACGAACCTTTCTTTGTGGCGGATCAGAAGCGCGCCTCGACACAACTGAACATGACCTATAACAACGGCCAAGGACGCTCCGGTCAGTCTTCGTTGCAGAGTCACGTGCAAAACATTCCCAGCGTCGAGTACAAATGGATCATGAAGGAGGTGCCGGCGCTGCATGAAGAGCAGTACATGACGACCTTCGCCGATTACATCGCGAAGATCGAGTTCGAGTTGACGGGAGTCGAGATTCCTGGGCAAATGACGGACAGCTACGCCCGGAGTTGGGCGACCTTAAATAAGGATTTGCTGGAGAGCGATGATTTCGGGCAGTCGATCAGCCGAACCGGGTACTTTAAAAACGAACTGGCGTTGATCAAAACGCAGCACAGCCAACCGGCCGCACAAATGGCCGCCATTTTCAACCACGTCCGTAGCAAAGTGAAATGGAACGGCGAGATGAACCACATTTTTCTGTCGAACGGCTTGCGCAAGGCGTACGACAAAGGAGTTGGCAACGTGGCGGAGGTGAACCTGATTCTGACGGCGATGTTGCGCGAAGCCGGCTACCAAGCTGATCCGGTGATTCTGAGCACCCGCAGCCACGGCCGCGTTAACCCGGCCGTACCGCTGATCGCCCGGTTCAATTACGTAGTAGTCGCGGTGCAGCACGAAGGTGCGGAATTTTTGATCGATGCCACCGACCCCCTGTCGATGCCCGACATGCTGCCCTTCCGGTGCCTGAACGGAAACGGCTGGCGGGTTTCTACCACCCGGCCGGGATGGGTAGAGACTCAGGGCAACGCGCGCGCCTCTTTGATGACGCAGGCGCAGATCGAACTGGACGAAGCGGGGCAAGTGGTCGGCCGTATGAACGTGTCGAGTGCCGGACACGCCGCCATGATTACCCGCAGTGCCATTCTGAAAGAGGGGAAAGACGAATTTACCGATGCGTTTGTCAAGAAGCACAGCGACTGGAACGTCAGCAATCTGGCGATCAGCAACCTGGAGCAAGCGGACGAAGCCCTGAAACTGGAGTACGACATCGCGACGGAAGGGGGCATGGCCACCGGGGACATGATCTACCTGACGCCCATGATGCTGGAAGGCATCACCGAAAATCCGTTTAAATCGGAAGCGCGCAAGTTCCCGGTTGACTACGGAATGACCAGCGAAAAGGTCCACATCGTTTCCATCAACATTCCAGAAGGCTATAGCGTGGAGGAGATGCCCAAACCAGTGTTGGTAACGCTTCCCGACAAAGGCGGAAAGTTTACGTACAGCGCCACGGTGATGAACAATAAGGTACAGGTCATCAGTAAGGTTCAACTCATGAAGCCGATGTACTTTGGCGAGGAGTATACCTACCTGCGCGAGTTCTATAATATGATCGTCGCCAAGCACGCCGAACAGGTGGTGTTGAAGAAAAACTAA
- a CDS encoding phosphatase, translating into MKLAAIDAGSNAVRLQITEVIEYRGNATFKRLEYIRFPLRLGLDVFNGGEISPMLQEKFLRLMQAFKIMIDLYNVDDVMACATSAMREALNGHDLVARVAEEVGIDIEIIDGKREAEITNAAIIRTLTNGGYLHIDVGGGSTELNVYYRQQKVASESFRLGSVRNLQNKALREVWQEMTDWIQNEVKEEYRPLTAVGTGGNILAIYELAAKKNLRNRSIDLSEMKNVRHRLEMLTLEERLNVLMLPADRADVIVPASEIYLTVMKLAKAKKIQAPEIGLKDGMLQVLYERQLEKRVTE; encoded by the coding sequence ATGAAACTAGCTGCCATCGACGCCGGCTCTAATGCCGTCCGCCTCCAGATTACCGAAGTAATCGAATACCGTGGCAACGCTACGTTCAAACGACTGGAATACATTCGCTTTCCGCTGCGGTTGGGGCTTGATGTGTTCAACGGGGGCGAAATCAGCCCCATGTTGCAGGAGAAGTTTCTGCGCCTGATGCAGGCCTTCAAAATCATGATCGATCTCTATAATGTAGACGACGTGATGGCCTGCGCGACGTCGGCCATGCGCGAAGCCCTCAACGGACACGATTTGGTAGCACGGGTGGCCGAAGAAGTGGGCATCGACATCGAAATCATCGACGGCAAGCGCGAAGCCGAGATTACCAATGCCGCCATTATCCGGACCCTGACGAACGGCGGTTACCTGCACATCGACGTAGGGGGCGGCAGCACCGAACTTAACGTCTACTACCGCCAGCAGAAAGTGGCGTCGGAATCGTTCCGGCTGGGATCGGTCCGGAACCTGCAAAACAAAGCGCTTCGCGAAGTGTGGCAGGAGATGACCGACTGGATTCAGAACGAAGTGAAGGAAGAATACCGCCCGCTGACGGCAGTGGGCACCGGGGGCAACATCCTGGCGATCTACGAACTGGCCGCGAAGAAGAACCTGCGTAACCGCTCGATCGACCTCAGCGAGATGAAAAACGTCCGGCACCGCCTGGAAATGCTCACGCTTGAGGAACGTCTGAACGTGCTGATGCTCCCTGCCGACCGTGCCGATGTCATTGTACCGGCTTCGGAAATTTACCTGACGGTAATGAAGCTGGCGAAAGCCAAGAAGATTCAGGCCCCGGAAATTGGATTGAAAGACGGCATGTTGCAGGTACTCTACGAACGCCAACTGGAAAAGCGCGTTACCGAATGA
- a CDS encoding Nif3-like dinuclear metal center hexameric protein → MKIKEVLHHLEALAPPALQESYDNAGLITGHPDWEVTGALLTLDCTEPVIEEALQKSCNLIIAHHPIVFRGLKSLTGRNYVERTVITALKNDIAVYAIHTNLDHVHQGVNARIAQRLGLQQPRILSPKEGMLLKLTVFVPRENSAALREALHQAGAGNIGNYSECSFRTDGMGTFRPNERANPHLGTHHHLEEVQEERIEVILPTWQRGAVLSAMRQAHPYEEVAYYLSPLENTWQEVGAGMIGTLPTPLSERDFLAYLKEKMQLQVIRHTALRQRPVERVAVCGGAGSFLLKPALRQQADVLVTADFKYHEFFDADGKIVIADIGHFESETFTRELLGDYLSEKIANFATYFSETPTNPVHYFF, encoded by the coding sequence ATGAAAATCAAAGAGGTTCTCCACCACCTGGAAGCCCTGGCTCCGCCTGCCCTACAGGAAAGTTACGACAACGCCGGGCTCATCACCGGCCATCCCGACTGGGAAGTAACCGGCGCACTGCTGACGCTGGACTGTACCGAGCCGGTGATCGAAGAAGCCCTCCAAAAGAGCTGCAACCTGATTATCGCCCACCACCCCATCGTATTCCGCGGTTTGAAAAGCCTGACCGGTCGCAATTACGTGGAACGGACGGTGATTACCGCGCTGAAAAACGACATTGCCGTTTACGCCATCCACACCAACCTCGACCATGTGCACCAAGGCGTCAACGCCCGCATTGCTCAACGGTTGGGCTTACAGCAACCGCGCATTTTGTCCCCCAAAGAAGGAATGTTGCTGAAACTCACGGTGTTTGTTCCCCGCGAAAACAGCGCCGCCCTCCGTGAAGCGCTTCACCAGGCGGGAGCCGGCAACATCGGCAACTATTCCGAGTGCAGCTTTCGGACCGACGGAATGGGCACGTTTCGTCCCAACGAACGGGCCAACCCGCACCTCGGCACACACCACCACCTGGAGGAGGTTCAGGAAGAACGCATCGAGGTGATTCTGCCTACCTGGCAACGCGGGGCCGTGCTGAGCGCCATGCGCCAGGCCCACCCGTACGAGGAAGTGGCGTATTACCTTTCGCCCCTCGAAAACACCTGGCAGGAAGTAGGCGCCGGGATGATTGGCACGTTGCCCACGCCCCTGTCCGAACGCGATTTCCTGGCCTACCTGAAAGAAAAGATGCAGTTGCAGGTGATTCGCCATACGGCCCTACGCCAGCGGCCGGTCGAGCGCGTCGCCGTTTGCGGCGGGGCGGGCAGCTTTCTGCTTAAACCCGCCCTGCGCCAACAGGCCGACGTATTGGTCACGGCCGATTTCAAATACCATGAGTTCTTCGATGCGGACGGAAAAATCGTCATTGCCGACATCGGCCACTTTGAGAGCGAAACCTTTACGCGAGAATTACTAGGCGACTACTTGTCGGAAAAAATTGCTAATTTTGCGACCTATTTTTCGGAAACCCCGACCAACCCCGTACATTATTTCTTCTGA
- a CDS encoding zinc ribbon domain-containing protein has translation MEKTVAQKLDALKHLQDIDSQIDAIKKIRGDLPEEVSDLEDEIAGYETRVRKFENELVDLNEEINRSKQEIKTAEKLIKKYEEQQMNVRNNREYDAISKEVELQTLEIQILEKRIREINYKIDRKKEEIDQLKNMMEERGQDLDNKKNELNNIIGESEHDEQKLVDEREKAVGEIEDRLLYSYNRIRKNARNGLAVVSVRRDACGGCFNQVPPQRQADIRDKKKIIVCEHCGRILADVESVEV, from the coding sequence ATGGAAAAAACCGTCGCCCAGAAATTAGATGCCCTCAAGCATCTCCAAGATATTGACTCTCAAATCGACGCCATCAAAAAGATTCGCGGTGACCTTCCGGAAGAGGTGAGTGACCTGGAAGACGAGATTGCTGGTTATGAGACACGGGTTCGGAAATTTGAAAACGAACTGGTTGATCTGAACGAAGAGATCAACCGCAGCAAGCAGGAAATCAAGACGGCCGAAAAACTCATCAAGAAGTATGAGGAACAGCAGATGAACGTCCGCAACAACCGCGAATACGACGCCATCAGCAAAGAGGTCGAACTGCAAACCCTCGAAATCCAGATTCTGGAGAAACGCATCCGGGAAATCAACTACAAGATCGATCGTAAGAAAGAAGAGATCGATCAGTTGAAAAACATGATGGAAGAACGGGGACAGGATCTTGACAACAAGAAAAACGAACTGAACAACATCATTGGCGAAAGCGAGCACGACGAGCAGAAGCTTGTGGACGAGCGCGAAAAAGCCGTGGGTGAGATCGAAGATCGCTTGCTCTATTCCTACAACCGTATCCGCAAAAACGCCCGGAACGGACTGGCCGTTGTTTCAGTCCGTCGCGATGCCTGCGGTGGCTGCTTCAACCAGGTGCCACCGCAACGGCAGGCCGACATTCGCGACAAGAAAAAAATCATTGTTTGCGAACACTGCGGTCGTATTCTGGCCGATGTAGAAAGCGTCGAAGTCTAA
- a CDS encoding tetratricopeptide repeat protein, which translates to MPSLLVGQVFAISRKRAAVCCPLFLLLLPLVGLAQSSDFRYDVPLQRAHEALLQLRLDEACRQLAGLRAQQPSNGMVLWLENYADVAVLLTREEHHEYERRKPHEAARLKALAQLDARSPYYLFTQAEVKLQWAIVHYRFGENWAAARGIWQAWQWLKENDRKFPDFALHQKSLGVLHVLLGSIPEKYDWMMALLGLRGDVQEGMARLVRAAETTGPTQTEAAFLRALLQHYVLRQDQAALQALDSLRQRHPDNELIDFFYLNSLLKSSQNEKALALYRPERFDSTYLPLPFYPYLRGEMLLYRGDYDAAATQLAQFVGSYTGHNHLKDGYYKLFLAYWLSHQETAAQAALAHIKNMGTTLTDADRYALRFAEDQPLPHRALLRARLFSDGGYYEEAQATLRTKRADDFKNLRDQTEFYYRQGRIYQLQGKSAEALQLYAQTIRTGGEHPWYYAPNAALQSGYLLLARGELEGAQQSFRQALSFPDHPYKDSIDNKARAALQQLRHR; encoded by the coding sequence ATGCCATCCCTTTTGGTAGGGCAGGTATTTGCTATTTCCCGAAAGAGGGCAGCCGTGTGCTGCCCTCTTTTCCTTTTATTGCTGCCGTTGGTGGGGCTGGCCCAATCGTCCGATTTCCGCTACGACGTACCGCTCCAACGCGCCCACGAGGCCTTGCTGCAATTGCGTCTGGACGAGGCGTGCCGCCAACTGGCCGGGCTGCGTGCTCAGCAGCCCTCTAACGGGATGGTGCTCTGGCTCGAAAACTACGCCGACGTGGCTGTGTTGCTGACCCGGGAAGAGCACCACGAATACGAACGCCGCAAACCGCACGAAGCGGCCCGTCTCAAAGCGCTGGCCCAGCTCGACGCCCGCTCTCCTTATTACCTCTTTACGCAGGCGGAAGTCAAACTTCAGTGGGCCATTGTTCATTACCGTTTCGGCGAAAACTGGGCCGCCGCGCGGGGCATCTGGCAGGCCTGGCAGTGGCTGAAAGAAAACGACCGCAAGTTTCCGGACTTTGCCCTGCATCAGAAATCGCTGGGTGTTCTGCACGTGCTGCTCGGCTCCATTCCCGAGAAATACGATTGGATGATGGCACTGCTCGGTTTGCGGGGCGACGTGCAGGAAGGCATGGCCCGACTGGTCCGCGCCGCCGAAACCACCGGCCCCACACAAACCGAAGCCGCCTTTCTGCGTGCGTTGCTACAGCATTACGTTTTGCGGCAGGACCAGGCAGCGCTTCAGGCGCTCGACTCGCTGCGGCAACGCCATCCTGACAACGAGTTGATCGACTTTTTCTACCTCAATTCGCTCCTGAAGTCGTCGCAGAACGAAAAAGCGCTGGCGCTGTACCGGCCGGAACGCTTCGACAGCACGTATCTGCCATTGCCGTTTTACCCGTACCTGCGCGGGGAAATGTTGCTCTACCGGGGGGATTACGACGCTGCGGCAACTCAACTGGCGCAGTTTGTGGGCAGCTATACCGGCCACAATCACCTGAAAGACGGCTATTACAAACTGTTTCTGGCCTACTGGCTCAGCCACCAGGAAACGGCGGCCCAAGCAGCACTGGCGCACATCAAAAACATGGGGACCACACTTACGGACGCCGACCGTTACGCGCTACGATTCGCCGAGGATCAGCCCCTGCCCCACCGCGCTCTGTTGCGCGCCCGCCTCTTTTCCGACGGCGGATATTATGAGGAAGCCCAGGCGACGCTCCGTACGAAGCGTGCCGACGATTTTAAAAACCTGCGCGACCAAACGGAGTTTTATTACCGTCAGGGACGGATTTATCAATTGCAGGGCAAGTCCGCTGAGGCGCTGCAGCTGTACGCACAGACCATCCGCACGGGCGGCGAACACCCCTGGTACTATGCGCCCAACGCCGCGCTGCAATCGGGGTATCTTCTGCTGGCGCGAGGCGAGCTGGAAGGAGCGCAGCAGTCGTTTCGGCAGGCCCTCTCGTTCCCGGATCATCCGTATAAAGACAGTATCGACAACAAAGCCCGCGCCGCCTTACAGCAGCTTCGCCATCGCTAG
- the pabB gene encoding aminodeoxychorismate synthase component I: METQYFPVEDLATFRQQALRWASRQEPVLYLNPNDLAYPHGAFRHLLAVGARRVLPVTPQFFDRLADFHQGRWLFGYFGYDLKNQLERLHSHHPDRIGFPDAFFFEPLVLLFLDETRVGIGSDQPQSIYEAIRAEPRSETKATNNPVQLRASVDRATYVQNVAHIRQHIEEGDVYELNYCTEFFAEEATLDPLATYLALNARSPTPFSAFLRLGERYLMCASPERFLKKEGAHIISQPIKGTIPRSRHTMTDARLRHALYHSPKERAENMMIVDLVRNDLARSAQPGTVQVDELFGIYPFRHLHQMISTISAQLRPDLSFVDAIRCAFPMGSMTGAPKIRAMALIEQYENRRRGLFSGAVGYMTPEGDFDFNVVIRSLFYHTTTQTLSFQVGSAITYDSVAAREWDECQLKARAIREVLEKRL; encoded by the coding sequence ATGGAAACGCAGTACTTCCCGGTTGAAGATCTGGCTACGTTCCGCCAGCAGGCGTTGCGGTGGGCCAGTCGGCAGGAGCCGGTTCTCTACCTGAATCCCAACGACCTTGCCTATCCGCACGGTGCCTTCCGGCACCTGCTGGCCGTCGGCGCACGGCGCGTGCTGCCCGTCACGCCACAGTTCTTCGATCGGTTGGCCGACTTTCACCAAGGGCGGTGGCTCTTCGGCTATTTTGGCTACGATCTGAAGAACCAACTCGAACGCCTGCACAGCCACCACCCCGACCGCATCGGTTTTCCGGACGCCTTTTTCTTTGAACCGCTGGTGCTGCTGTTCCTGGACGAAACTCGCGTCGGCATTGGGTCCGATCAGCCGCAAAGCATTTACGAAGCCATTCGGGCGGAACCGCGTTCTGAAACCAAAGCCACTAACAACCCCGTACAGCTTCGGGCTTCTGTCGACCGGGCTACCTACGTGCAAAACGTCGCCCACATCCGGCAGCACATCGAGGAAGGCGATGTGTATGAACTGAATTACTGCACCGAATTTTTTGCTGAAGAAGCTACGCTCGATCCGCTGGCCACGTACCTCGCTTTGAACGCCCGGTCGCCCACGCCGTTTTCAGCTTTTCTACGACTTGGCGAGCGGTACCTGATGTGCGCCTCGCCCGAACGCTTCCTGAAAAAAGAAGGCGCTCACATCATTTCGCAGCCGATCAAAGGCACCATCCCGCGCTCGCGCCACACCATGACCGACGCCCGTCTGCGCCACGCCCTGTACCACAGCCCCAAAGAGCGGGCGGAAAACATGATGATTGTCGACTTGGTGCGCAACGATCTGGCCCGGAGTGCGCAACCCGGCACCGTTCAGGTCGACGAGCTTTTCGGCATTTACCCGTTTCGCCATCTTCACCAGATGATTTCGACCATCAGCGCGCAACTGCGTCCTGACCTTTCTTTTGTCGACGCAATTCGCTGCGCCTTTCCGATGGGCAGCATGACCGGAGCACCCAAGATCCGAGCGATGGCGTTGATCGAACAGTACGAAAACCGGCGCCGGGGACTGTTCTCAGGCGCGGTCGGCTACATGACCCCCGAAGGCGATTTCGATTTCAACGTCGTGATCCGCAGTCTGTTCTACCACACTACCACACAAACGCTTTCGTTTCAGGTAGGCAGCGCCATTACCTACGATTCCGTGGCCGCCCGCGAGTGGGACGAGTGCCAGCTAAAAGCCCGCGCCATCCGCGAGGTGCTGGAAAAGCGCTTGTAG
- the lepB gene encoding signal peptidase I produces the protein MARKPKSSAREWTEAILFAVVAATLIRWLFLEAFTIPSPSMEKTLLVGDFLFVSKIHYGARTPQTPLQVPLTHQTLWGTDQPSYSTRLQWPMFRLPGISHVQRNDVVVFNFPPELDHPVDLKTHYIKRCLAVGGDTLQIRNRQVYINGEAAPNPTEMQFSYLLEVGTVELKPAFFKQWDIREWQRVPGGFKIYTTPAIADSLRNEAQVKRLEPLEEQPGVADNYVFPNAAALFPWNQDNFGPLWIPAEGGTLPMTKENVALYGETIRRYEHLRKVELKDNQLLIDGAPVQEYTFRQNYYFMMGDNRHNSLDSRYWGFVPEDHIVGKAIFIWMSMERENKGTDGVRWNRIFQAIR, from the coding sequence ATGGCCCGAAAGCCCAAATCTTCTGCCCGCGAATGGACTGAAGCGATTCTTTTTGCAGTAGTCGCCGCCACGCTGATCCGATGGCTGTTTTTAGAAGCCTTCACCATTCCGAGCCCCTCCATGGAAAAAACGCTCCTCGTGGGCGATTTTCTCTTTGTCAGTAAAATTCATTACGGAGCACGCACGCCCCAGACGCCCCTCCAGGTGCCGTTGACTCACCAGACGCTCTGGGGTACCGACCAGCCCTCCTATTCCACCAGGCTCCAGTGGCCCATGTTCCGGTTGCCGGGCATTTCGCACGTGCAGCGCAACGACGTAGTCGTCTTCAACTTTCCGCCCGAGCTCGATCATCCCGTCGACCTCAAAACGCACTACATCAAGCGCTGTCTGGCCGTGGGAGGCGATACGCTCCAAATCCGGAACCGTCAGGTGTACATCAACGGAGAAGCCGCGCCCAATCCGACAGAGATGCAATTCAGTTACCTGCTCGAGGTCGGGACGGTCGAACTCAAACCCGCGTTCTTCAAGCAGTGGGACATTCGGGAGTGGCAGCGGGTACCGGGCGGTTTCAAAATCTACACGACGCCGGCCATTGCCGATTCGCTGCGGAACGAAGCACAGGTCAAGCGCCTGGAGCCGTTGGAAGAACAACCCGGCGTCGCCGACAATTACGTTTTTCCCAACGCCGCCGCCCTTTTTCCCTGGAATCAGGACAACTTCGGGCCGTTGTGGATTCCGGCCGAGGGCGGCACCCTCCCGATGACGAAAGAAAACGTGGCACTCTATGGGGAGACGATCCGCCGGTACGAACATCTGCGCAAAGTCGAACTTAAAGACAACCAACTGCTGATCGACGGGGCACCGGTGCAGGAATATACGTTCCGACAGAACTACTATTTTATGATGGGCGACAACCGCCACAACTCGCTCGACTCGCGTTACTGGGGCTTTGTGCCAGAAGACCACATCGTCGGCAAAGCCATTTTTATCTGGATGTCGATGGAACGGGAAAACAAAGGCACCGACGGCGTGCGGTGGAACCGGATTTTCCAGGCCATCCGGTGA